The proteins below come from a single Staphylococcus sp. MI 10-1553 genomic window:
- a CDS encoding ABC transporter permease: MKHINRWLAIPYLLWMVFFIVIPVILLCYFSFVDDHGHFTLMNYEQFFSVRYMRMLFESIVYATLITLICLLVSYPAAYFIHQSRHAASWLLVMIIPTWMNLLLKTYAFIGIFSHDGLINKILMTLNIPSQSILFTAPAFIFVAAYIYIPFMLLPIYNSMKDIPNQLFFAAQDLGANTFTVIRKVLLPLTAEGIKTGIQVTFIPALSLFMITRLIAGNKVINIGTAIEEQFLVIQNFGMGSTIALFLVLFMALVMILTRSKHKGGASK; encoded by the coding sequence ATGAAACACATTAATCGTTGGCTCGCTATACCGTATTTACTTTGGATGGTTTTCTTCATTGTTATTCCAGTCATTTTACTCTGTTACTTTTCATTCGTTGACGATCATGGGCATTTCACATTGATGAATTACGAACAGTTTTTCTCTGTCCGCTATATGAGAATGCTATTTGAGTCTATAGTTTATGCGACTTTAATTACGCTGATTTGTTTATTAGTAAGTTATCCAGCAGCTTATTTCATTCACCAATCACGTCACGCAGCGTCTTGGTTGTTGGTGATGATTATTCCGACATGGATGAATTTACTACTTAAGACATATGCATTTATTGGGATTTTCAGTCATGATGGTCTTATCAATAAAATTTTGATGACTTTGAACATTCCATCTCAATCGATTTTATTTACCGCACCTGCATTTATTTTTGTAGCAGCGTATATTTATATACCATTCATGTTGTTGCCAATCTACAACAGTATGAAAGATATCCCAAATCAGCTGTTTTTCGCAGCTCAAGATTTAGGCGCGAATACGTTTACTGTCATTCGTAAAGTATTGCTTCCTTTAACAGCTGAAGGGATCAAAACAGGAATTCAAGTGACATTTATTCCTGCGTTGTCACTCTTCATGATTACGAGACTGATCGCTGGTAACAAAGTCATCAATATTGGTACAGCGATTGAAGAGCAATTTTTAGTCATTCAAAACTTTGGAATGGGTTCGACAATTGCGCTCTTCTTAGTGTTATTCATGGCATTGGTTATGATTTTAACACGTAGTAAGCATAAGGGAGGCGCTTCAAAATGA
- a CDS encoding ABC transporter permease, translating into MRWYGKFYLIAMLVVLYLPIFFLVLYSFNSAGNMVQFEGFTWEHYQTLFDNKRLLQVVFNTIAVALLAAGIATLIGIFGALLLYQLRNQTVKISLLTLNNVLMVSSDVVIGASFLIMFTALGHFTGFGLGFTSVLISHIAFCIPIVVIIVLPKLYEMNDSIMNAARDLGASEFQLLSKVVIPHIMPGIISGFFMALTYSLDDFTVSFFVTGNGFSVLSVEVYSMARRGISMEINAISTILFALIMLGLLIYQVIQRQKQKIQSNKRGVSL; encoded by the coding sequence ATGAGATGGTATGGAAAGTTTTATTTAATCGCGATGTTAGTTGTATTATACTTGCCCATTTTCTTTTTAGTGCTGTACTCGTTTAATAGTGCTGGCAATATGGTGCAGTTTGAAGGCTTTACGTGGGAACATTATCAAACTTTATTTGACAACAAACGTTTACTTCAAGTTGTATTTAATACGATTGCGGTAGCGTTATTAGCAGCTGGTATTGCGACCCTCATTGGGATATTCGGTGCCCTATTATTGTACCAATTGCGCAATCAAACAGTTAAAATTTCGCTATTAACGTTAAATAACGTGCTCATGGTGTCATCAGATGTTGTTATCGGTGCGTCATTTTTAATTATGTTTACTGCACTAGGACATTTTACAGGATTTGGATTAGGCTTTACGTCTGTCCTCATCTCACATATCGCGTTTTGTATTCCGATCGTTGTCATTATCGTACTGCCAAAGTTGTATGAAATGAACGATTCGATTATGAATGCAGCACGTGATTTAGGTGCGTCAGAGTTTCAATTGTTAAGTAAAGTCGTGATTCCGCATATTATGCCGGGAATTATCAGTGGCTTTTTCATGGCATTAACGTACTCATTAGATGATTTTACAGTGAGTTTCTTCGTTACCGGAAATGGCTTCAGCGTATTATCGGTAGAAGTTTATTCTATGGCTCGACGCGGTATTAGTATGGAGATTAATGCAATTTCTACTATTCTGTTTGCTTTAATTATGCTCGGTTTATTGATTTATCAAGTGATTCAACGTCAAAAACAAAAAATTCAATCCAATAAAAGAGGTGTGTCATTATGA
- a CDS encoding ABC transporter substrate-binding protein, which translates to MKQLIQLVGGALLLGLISLGVGYWINHDGIGGKQQEKLYVYNWGEYIDPELLDQFEEETGIKVVYETFDSNEAMEAKIRNGGTHYDVAFPSDYTIEKMKKEHLLRPLDHKKIPNMKHLDPYYMNQPFDRKNEYSMPYFFGTVGILYDKEKYEDIDFNSWSALKDPRLKNDVLLVDGAREIMGISLNSLGYSLNDKNPEHLKQAEQHLKTFAPNIRGVVGDEIQMMLEQHEASVAVIWSGSAAPVFHEDERFDYVVPKEGSNLWFDNMVIPKTAQNVEGAHKFINFLLDPEVNKQNTEWVEYATPNETARKQLPEEIRDDERVYPTREEQKRLEVYHDLGPDVLSEYNERFLNFKMAL; encoded by the coding sequence ATGAAACAATTAATACAGCTCGTTGGTGGTGCACTGCTATTGGGTTTAATCAGCTTAGGCGTCGGGTATTGGATTAATCATGACGGTATAGGTGGCAAACAACAAGAGAAACTTTACGTCTACAACTGGGGTGAATACATTGACCCCGAGTTGTTAGACCAATTTGAAGAAGAAACCGGTATTAAAGTCGTCTATGAAACATTTGATTCAAACGAGGCAATGGAAGCGAAAATTCGAAACGGCGGCACACATTATGATGTCGCATTCCCGAGTGACTATACCATTGAAAAGATGAAAAAAGAACATTTGTTACGACCACTTGATCATAAAAAGATTCCAAATATGAAGCACCTCGATCCGTATTATATGAATCAACCGTTCGACCGTAAAAATGAATATTCTATGCCATACTTTTTTGGTACGGTCGGTATTTTATATGATAAAGAAAAATATGAGGATATCGATTTTAACAGCTGGAGCGCATTGAAAGATCCACGACTTAAAAATGATGTGCTCTTAGTCGATGGTGCACGCGAAATTATGGGCATTTCATTGAATAGTTTAGGGTACAGTTTAAATGATAAAAATCCTGAACATCTCAAACAAGCGGAACAGCACCTTAAAACTTTTGCGCCAAACATTCGTGGTGTCGTGGGTGATGAGATTCAAATGATGCTAGAACAACATGAAGCGAGTGTAGCTGTTATTTGGAGTGGCTCAGCAGCACCTGTTTTCCATGAAGATGAACGCTTTGATTATGTGGTTCCGAAAGAAGGTTCAAATTTGTGGTTTGATAATATGGTTATTCCTAAGACAGCACAAAATGTGGAAGGTGCGCACAAGTTTATCAATTTCTTGTTAGACCCAGAAGTGAATAAACAAAATACCGAATGGGTGGAATATGCAACACCTAATGAAACAGCGAGAAAGCAATTACCAGAAGAGATTCGTGATGATGAGCGTGTTTATCCGACACGTGAAGAACAAAAAAGGCTAGAAGTCTATCATGATTTAGGGCCAGATGTTTTAAGTGAATACAACGAACGTTTTCTTAATTTTAAAATGGCGCTTTAA
- the auxB gene encoding lipoteichoic acid stability factor AuxB, whose translation MAGETYTHISRPVNRLAEKILGWLSWLLLLGTTVVAMFFGLVLFSSESSIQSLENSIANNATLQELLTNNNMNATQFVIMLQNGVWAFIVYLIICLLISFLALISMNHRIVSGLLFLLVAIVTLPLFFILVPLFFFIIALMMFIRKEKYEVVPTYYDDDYPYGPYATHGPQDYQQPEMYREPVAYSENERPSTKSYRTYEETSTYESSTVNDDEPEVLSRSAKYHQKAQKHQEVSQADDMADEADDTLVYDSRAMSRNVEQRQQDDEMMSDEDTESEAASMSRAEMKQQRKEEKKARKAYEKEQRKLRPSASSQRRQNYDDRMKLQQDRSKNDSQIDKD comes from the coding sequence ATGGCAGGAGAAACATATACACATATTAGTCGTCCTGTGAATCGACTCGCCGAAAAAATATTAGGTTGGTTGAGTTGGCTATTGCTGCTAGGTACTACTGTAGTCGCGATGTTTTTTGGCTTAGTTTTGTTTAGTAGTGAAAGTTCAATTCAAAGTTTAGAAAACAGTATTGCAAATAACGCGACATTACAAGAGTTATTAACCAACAATAATATGAATGCGACACAGTTTGTCATCATGTTACAAAATGGTGTATGGGCATTTATCGTATATTTAATCATATGTCTATTGATTTCATTCCTAGCACTGATTTCAATGAACCACCGTATCGTATCAGGTTTGTTATTTTTACTTGTGGCGATCGTTACTTTACCGTTATTCTTTATCTTAGTGCCACTCTTCTTCTTTATCATTGCGCTCATGATGTTCATTAGAAAAGAGAAGTATGAAGTGGTACCGACATATTATGATGACGATTACCCATATGGGCCATATGCGACTCATGGACCACAAGACTATCAACAACCTGAGATGTATCGTGAACCTGTTGCATACTCAGAAAATGAACGTCCATCAACTAAATCGTATCGAACTTATGAAGAAACATCTACTTATGAATCTTCAACAGTAAACGACGATGAACCAGAAGTGTTATCACGATCTGCTAAATATCATCAAAAGGCACAAAAGCATCAAGAGGTTTCTCAAGCAGATGATATGGCAGATGAAGCGGACGATACATTAGTGTATGACAGTCGAGCAATGTCAAGAAATGTCGAACAACGTCAACAAGATGATGAAATGATGTCAGATGAAGATACAGAAAGTGAAGCGGCATCAATGTCTAGAGCGGAAATGAAACAACAACGAAAAGAAGAAAAGAAAGCGCGTAAAGCATACGAAAAAGAACAACGTAAGCTTCGACCAAGTGCTTCCTCACAACGACGTCAAAATTATGATGATCGGATGAAATTACAACAAGACCGTTCAAAAAATGATTCACAAATAGACAAGGATTAA
- a CDS encoding DUF4064 domain-containing protein produces the protein MTNQYTYNEQQNNQVRSRDLNGTQKPFKRTVEKVLSWVGIVLHIIWILLLVGFVQVLQTPEFQQEIEATGQDIAQLDNIGSSTFLLALIPIVLAIVAVFIFKKNILAGILLILAAATGFFLTMSLISAVLWLIAGIMLIVRKPKRQDTVMYHENDNANNVDRQQATTADPYVYGNDTTKSVSDEHRVERESNFNRENHHEERNGYEQNIKDDTTGVKKDLNESKDETEDRLR, from the coding sequence ATGACAAATCAATATACGTATAATGAACAACAGAATAATCAAGTGCGTTCAAGGGATTTGAATGGTACACAAAAACCGTTTAAACGCACGGTTGAAAAAGTATTAAGCTGGGTTGGAATTGTGTTACATATTATTTGGATTTTGCTATTAGTAGGCTTTGTTCAAGTACTCCAAACACCAGAATTCCAACAAGAAATTGAAGCGACAGGTCAAGATATTGCACAGTTAGACAATATAGGTTCAAGTACATTTCTATTAGCATTAATTCCGATTGTGTTAGCGATTGTTGCAGTGTTTATCTTTAAAAAGAACATTTTAGCGGGTATTCTGTTAATTTTAGCAGCTGCGACAGGTTTCTTTTTAACGATGAGTTTAATTTCTGCAGTATTATGGTTGATTGCCGGTATTATGCTGATCGTGCGTAAACCTAAACGCCAAGATACTGTGATGTACCATGAAAATGACAATGCAAATAATGTCGACCGTCAGCAAGCCACAACAGCTGATCCTTATGTTTATGGTAACGATACAACAAAATCAGTGAGTGATGAACATCGTGTTGAACGTGAGTCGAATTTTAACCGAGAAAACCATCATGAAGAACGCAATGGTTATGAACAAAATATTAAAGACGATACAACAGGCGTAAAAAAAGATCTGAATGAAAGTAAAGACGAAACAGAAGACCGTCTTCGTTAA
- a CDS encoding YktB family protein: MTKYIFKPKDFKVFQIEGLEARMEGLEKQIRPQLNALGDYFADYLETVTGETFYAHVAKHARRKVNPPKDTWVAFATNKRGYKMLPHFQIGLFEDHLFVMYGVMHEDPNKANDVKVFEQKLDTLLNLPEDFQISLDHMQPTKSCIQDMSKEEIEKGIARAKNVKKGEFFVARAITPQSEHLKSDRKFIAFLEDTFEQLLKFYQ, translated from the coding sequence ATGACGAAATACATATTTAAACCAAAAGATTTTAAAGTTTTTCAAATTGAAGGACTTGAAGCGCGAATGGAAGGGCTCGAAAAGCAAATCCGTCCCCAACTGAACGCTTTAGGTGACTATTTTGCGGATTATCTAGAAACAGTAACAGGTGAAACATTTTACGCTCACGTGGCGAAACATGCACGTCGTAAAGTGAATCCACCTAAAGACACATGGGTGGCATTTGCTACAAATAAACGCGGTTATAAAATGCTGCCCCATTTCCAAATTGGCTTATTTGAAGATCATTTATTTGTGATGTACGGTGTGATGCATGAAGATCCAAACAAAGCAAATGATGTGAAGGTATTCGAACAAAAGTTAGATACGTTACTGAACTTGCCTGAAGACTTCCAAATTTCGTTAGACCATATGCAACCGACGAAATCTTGTATTCAAGACATGTCCAAAGAAGAAATTGAAAAAGGCATCGCGCGTGCAAAAAATGTGAAAAAGGGTGAGTTTTTTGTTGCACGTGCCATCACGCCACAATCTGAACATTTAAAATCAGATCGCAAATTCATCGCATTTTTAGAAGATACGTTTGAACAGTTATTAAAATTTTATCAATAA
- a CDS encoding inositol monophosphatase family protein, with amino-acid sequence MHLYDYAKSLVLEAGNNVRKWMVEDLAIEEKSNPNDLVTNVDKEIEQFIVQQIQESYPHHRIIGEEGHGHDIESTEGVVWVIDPIDGTLNFIHQGENFAISVGIFKDGKPYAGFVYDVMADLLYHAKAGHGVYINQNAIPQLEGTHVRESIIGMNPNWLTKPILSSILQPIISDSRSARAYGSAALEIVYVATGQLAAYLTPRLQPWDYAGGMIILNEVGGVATNFAGEPLSITAPNSILMGNAQVHEEIRREYLQGYDHVLTALQQKFKRK; translated from the coding sequence ATGCATTTATATGATTATGCGAAAAGTCTAGTATTAGAAGCGGGGAATAATGTTCGAAAATGGATGGTAGAAGACCTCGCTATAGAAGAAAAATCAAATCCAAATGATCTTGTTACGAATGTAGATAAAGAGATTGAACAATTCATCGTACAACAAATTCAAGAAAGTTATCCGCATCATCGTATTATCGGTGAAGAGGGGCACGGCCATGATATTGAGTCGACAGAAGGTGTTGTTTGGGTGATTGATCCCATCGATGGAACACTTAATTTTATTCATCAAGGCGAGAATTTTGCGATTTCTGTAGGTATTTTTAAAGATGGGAAGCCATATGCAGGTTTTGTATATGATGTTATGGCTGATTTATTGTATCATGCTAAAGCGGGTCACGGTGTTTACATCAATCAAAATGCGATTCCACAACTAGAGGGCACACACGTCCGTGAAAGTATTATCGGCATGAATCCGAATTGGTTAACGAAGCCGATTTTAAGTTCGATTTTACAACCGATTATTAGTGACTCGAGAAGTGCACGTGCATATGGTTCGGCTGCGTTAGAAATCGTTTATGTTGCGACAGGTCAACTTGCGGCGTATTTAACACCACGATTACAGCCTTGGGATTATGCGGGTGGTATGATTATTTTAAATGAAGTCGGTGGTGTGGCCACAAACTTTGCTGGAGAGCCGTTATCAATCACAGCGCCAAACTCTATTTTAATGGGGAATGCCCAAGTCCACGAAGAAATTAGACGAGAATATTTGCAAGGTTATGATCATGTGTTAACTGCTTTGCAACAAAAATTTAAACGAAAATAA
- a CDS encoding DUF5325 family protein — translation MIMKKSQSIFLILAIIAVFFLTMFSFAVAATNIFWMIVTFILMVVTFGVGFTLKKKYRENDWL, via the coding sequence CTGATAATGAAAAAATCTCAATCCATTTTTTTAATTCTTGCGATCATCGCTGTATTCTTTTTAACAATGTTTAGCTTTGCTGTTGCTGCAACGAACATTTTTTGGATGATTGTTACGTTTATCTTAATGGTCGTTACTTTTGGCGTTGGCTTTACATTAAAAAAGAAATATCGTGAAAATGATTGGCTATAA
- the typA gene encoding translational GTPase TypA: MTKFREDVRNIAIIAHVDHGKTTLVDELLKQSGIFRENERVEERAMDSNDLERERGITILAKNTAVDYKDTRINILDTPGHADFGGEVERIMKMVDGVVLVVDAYEGTMPQTRFVLKKALEQNLKPVVVVNKIDKPSARPEGVVDEVLDLFIELDANDEQLDFPVVYASAINGTASLDSEKQDENMQSLYETILEYVPAPVDNRDEPLQFQPALLDYNDYVGRIGIGRIFRGTMRVGESVSLIKLDGTVKNFRVTKIFGYFGLKREEIQEAYAGDLIAVSGMEDINVGETITPQDHQEALPVLRIDEPTLEMTFRVNNSPFAGREGQFVTARQIQERLDNQLETDVSLKVTPTDSPDAWTVAGRGELHLSILIENMRREGFELQVSKPQVILKDIDGVLHEPFERVQTEVPEEYAGAIIESLGQRKGEMVDMVTTDNGLTRLIFNVPARGLIGYTTEFMSMTRGYGIINHTFDEFRPRIKGRIGGRRNGVLVSMDQGSASEYAILGLEDRGINFMEPGTEVYEGMIVGQNNRENDLTVNITKVKHQTNVRSATKDQTETMKKPRKLSLEEALEFINDDELVEVTPENVRLRKKILNKGQREKEAKRIKQMMESEEN, encoded by the coding sequence ATGACAAAATTTAGAGAAGATGTTCGTAACATTGCGATTATCGCTCACGTAGACCATGGTAAAACAACTTTGGTTGATGAATTATTAAAACAATCAGGTATTTTTAGAGAAAATGAACGAGTCGAAGAACGTGCGATGGACTCGAATGATTTGGAGAGAGAACGCGGTATCACAATTTTAGCGAAAAATACTGCGGTTGACTATAAAGATACGAGAATCAATATTTTAGATACGCCAGGGCACGCCGACTTTGGTGGAGAAGTAGAGCGTATTATGAAAATGGTAGATGGTGTTGTATTAGTGGTTGACGCTTATGAGGGGACAATGCCACAAACGCGTTTCGTATTGAAAAAAGCGTTAGAACAAAACTTAAAACCTGTTGTCGTTGTGAATAAAATTGATAAACCTTCAGCCCGTCCAGAAGGGGTTGTTGATGAAGTATTAGATTTATTTATTGAATTAGACGCCAATGATGAACAGCTTGATTTCCCTGTGGTGTATGCTTCAGCGATTAACGGTACAGCAAGTTTAGACTCAGAAAAGCAAGATGAAAACATGCAAAGTCTATACGAAACGATTTTAGAATATGTGCCAGCACCAGTGGACAACAGAGATGAACCATTACAATTCCAACCTGCATTGTTAGATTATAACGATTATGTAGGACGTATCGGCATCGGTCGTATTTTCAGAGGAACGATGCGTGTCGGTGAAAGTGTCTCATTAATTAAATTAGATGGCACTGTGAAAAACTTCCGTGTAACGAAAATATTTGGTTATTTCGGTCTGAAACGTGAAGAAATTCAAGAAGCATATGCTGGAGACCTTATTGCAGTATCGGGTATGGAAGACATTAACGTAGGTGAAACGATTACACCACAAGATCATCAAGAGGCGTTACCAGTGTTACGTATAGATGAACCAACGCTTGAAATGACGTTTAGAGTTAACAATTCACCTTTTGCTGGTCGTGAAGGACAATTTGTGACTGCACGTCAAATCCAAGAACGTCTTGATAACCAATTAGAAACGGACGTGTCATTAAAAGTTACGCCAACAGATTCACCAGATGCGTGGACAGTGGCCGGCCGTGGTGAGCTACACTTATCTATTTTAATTGAAAATATGCGTCGTGAAGGTTTTGAATTACAAGTTTCTAAACCACAAGTTATTTTAAAAGACATTGATGGTGTTTTACATGAACCATTTGAACGTGTACAAACTGAAGTGCCGGAAGAGTATGCTGGTGCAATTATTGAATCTTTAGGTCAACGTAAAGGTGAAATGGTCGACATGGTAACGACAGACAATGGCTTAACACGTCTTATCTTTAACGTACCTGCACGTGGCTTAATCGGTTATACGACAGAATTTATGTCAATGACACGTGGTTACGGTATTATCAACCACACATTTGATGAATTTAGACCACGTATTAAAGGGCGTATCGGTGGCCGTCGTAACGGTGTACTTGTCTCAATGGACCAAGGTTCAGCGAGTGAATACGCGATTTTAGGACTTGAGGATCGTGGTATCAACTTTATGGAACCAGGAACTGAAGTTTATGAAGGCATGATTGTTGGACAAAACAACCGTGAAAATGATTTAACAGTAAATATTACAAAAGTTAAACATCAAACAAACGTGCGTTCAGCGACAAAAGACCAAACTGAAACGATGAAAAAACCACGTAAATTATCATTAGAAGAAGCATTAGAGTTTATTAATGATGATGAGCTTGTGGAAGTAACGCCTGAAAATGTGCGTTTAAGAAAGAAAATCTTAAACAAAGGGCAACGTGAAAAAGAAGCAAAACGTATTAAGCAAATGATGGAATCTGAAGAAAACTAA
- a CDS encoding NADH-dependent flavin oxidoreductase yields the protein MNKKYEKLFETLELPNGTTLRNRFVLAPMTHTLSNDDGTASDVELDYMESRSKDVGLAITAATYVNEEGKAFPGEPSISKEEDLEGLSELARRMKKGGAKAIVQIHHGGAKGLPEWVPNGDVKAPSAVSTVGFGHTEPHDAREITAEEIDQLIKDFGKATSLAIKAGFDGVEIHGANHYIIEQFQSPYYNRRDDKWKELFSLPNAVADEVLRVAKEEGPKGFIVGYRFSPEEAEEPGITMDNTEKLIKHLIEKPLDYLHVSLMNVHSVVRRGEHEGKKRVDLILDWMEDRMPLIAIGSVFSADDAVSAIDTGVPLIAIGRGLLFDENLISKTKEGREDEIISYFDPEKEDHHNMPYLLWKAFADKWYPYPEKPNA from the coding sequence GTGAACAAAAAGTATGAAAAATTATTTGAAACACTTGAATTACCCAACGGAACAACATTAAGAAATCGTTTCGTTTTAGCACCTATGACACACACATTATCTAATGATGATGGGACTGCCTCAGATGTGGAATTAGACTATATGGAATCTCGCTCAAAAGATGTCGGTTTAGCGATTACAGCAGCAACATATGTCAATGAAGAGGGGAAAGCATTCCCAGGTGAACCATCTATTTCAAAAGAAGAAGATCTTGAAGGTTTAAGTGAACTTGCAAGAAGAATGAAAAAAGGTGGCGCAAAAGCAATCGTTCAAATCCATCACGGTGGAGCGAAAGGCTTACCTGAATGGGTACCCAATGGTGACGTCAAAGCGCCAAGTGCTGTTTCAACTGTAGGTTTCGGTCATACAGAACCACATGATGCGCGTGAAATTACAGCTGAAGAAATCGATCAATTGATTAAAGACTTCGGTAAAGCGACATCACTTGCGATTAAAGCTGGATTTGATGGTGTGGAAATTCATGGGGCTAACCACTACATTATCGAACAATTCCAATCACCATACTACAACCGTCGCGATGACAAATGGAAAGAATTATTCTCTTTACCAAATGCGGTTGCAGATGAAGTGTTACGTGTAGCAAAAGAAGAAGGACCAAAAGGCTTTATCGTCGGTTACCGTTTCTCACCTGAAGAAGCAGAAGAACCAGGAATTACAATGGATAACACTGAAAAGTTAATCAAACACTTAATCGAAAAACCACTTGATTATTTACACGTGTCATTAATGAATGTCCATTCAGTTGTACGTCGTGGTGAACATGAAGGTAAAAAACGTGTTGATCTTATTCTTGATTGGATGGAAGACCGCATGCCACTTATCGCAATCGGTTCAGTATTCTCAGCAGATGATGCAGTAAGTGCCATCGATACAGGCGTACCTTTAATTGCGATTGGCCGTGGTTTATTATTTGATGAAAATCTAATTAGTAAAACGAAAGAAGGTAGAGAAGACGAAATTATCTCTTACTTCGACCCAGAAAAAGAAGATCATCATAACATGCCGTATTTATTATGGAAAGCATTTGCTGATAAATGGTATCCATATCCGGAAAAACCAAATGCATAA
- a CDS encoding DUF2197 domain-containing protein yields the protein MRKVTCVICDTEVLLDENTRLAKRLKNNPIKTFMCDECKSRLDTPKQRPPIFTTNDKKGATSYHDED from the coding sequence ATGCGTAAAGTCACTTGCGTTATATGTGACACTGAAGTTTTGTTAGATGAAAATACACGATTAGCGAAACGTTTGAAAAATAATCCAATTAAAACGTTTATGTGCGATGAATGTAAGAGTCGTCTTGATACACCGAAACAACGTCCACCTATCTTTACTACAAATGATAAAAAAGGCGCGACTTCATATCATGATGAAGATTAA
- a CDS encoding YlaN family protein, translating to MSKQQQMSNAAYDQLNKDADRILQLIKVQIDNLTLPQCPLYEEVLDTQMYGLQKEVDFAVNLGLVSEEDGKKLMLRLEKELSKLHEAFTRV from the coding sequence ATGAGCAAGCAACAACAAATGAGCAATGCTGCATATGACCAACTGAATAAAGACGCAGATCGTATTCTGCAACTCATTAAAGTTCAAATAGATAATCTTACGCTACCACAATGTCCTTTATACGAGGAAGTTTTAGATACACAGATGTATGGTTTACAAAAAGAGGTTGACTTTGCAGTGAATCTTGGACTTGTAAGCGAAGAAGATGGCAAAAAGTTAATGTTACGTTTAGAGAAAGAATTATCAAAATTACACGAAGCATTTACTCGCGTTTAA